The proteins below are encoded in one region of Chelonia mydas isolate rCheMyd1 chromosome 11, rCheMyd1.pri.v2, whole genome shotgun sequence:
- the ZSWIM2 gene encoding E3 ubiquitin-protein ligase ZSWIM2 isoform X2, with protein MLQRLQQEQTLSPRANTLSTKTFQKEDDGYINQKEIDAEAVCPICQEELLKKMFPITYCRYSCGNNVHITCMKIWADHQGELESDSVVKCPLCREEFAPLKLILEEFRNSTQLVTAAEKVRLDKHLGLPCNNCRAFPIEGKCYKCTECSEYHLCHECFTSVCHPPHVFTFRQKRNQRWRSLDQVSQLSTPGGNLKSINPGSNSKEEMLHLQEKSSCIPKHIVKSLPMMWIRKCSNFLAPGLQCRLCLKIFCLGQCARLLPCNHKFHRECIDNWLLHQKNACPIDGYIVYNPLTWKDISAIRNVSQPGSQTNTTKLVKQMEPELFIPGIGLFFKQTLLGHTLEKSQDSLQRLHNNKDPPHSQQGLTLNGLSYFHLGDSDSSQHNDRNLSLQFSRHGKDLAHKPFQKILSQKSYSVTSSKDAISNGTRGLNGTCTNKEKGAKVYHADQANPNKVVAFEDRNNHEISACVRFPGKLNFEDNLGGTIGFTFPKRDNKCVGKARQQRRLLARPPKHKPLSLKTTEVALLMEGIPLNNKS; from the exons ATGCTTCAGCGATTACAGCAAGAACAGACCCTCTCCCCAAGAGCAAACACTCTCTccaccaaaacatttcagaaagagGATGATGGATACATTAATCAGAAAGAAATTGATGCAGAGGCTGTCTGTCCTATTTGCCAGGAAGAGCtattaaagaaaatgtttcccATCACTTACTGCAG GTACAGCTGTGGAAACAACGTTCACATCACATGTATGAAGATTTGGGCTGATCACCAGGGTGAATTGGAGAGTGACTCTGTGGTGAAGTGTCCCCTCTGTAGAGAAGAATTTGCACCATTAAAGCTCATTTTAGAAGAATTCAGAAACTCCACTCAGCTTGTGACTGCAGCAGAGAAAGTGAGACTTGACAAACACCTTGGACTCCCCTGTAATAACTGCAGAGCATTTCCAATTGAGGGAAAATGCTACAA GTGCACTGAGTGTAGTGAATATCACCTATGCCATGAATGCTTCACTAGCGTTTGCCATCCTCCACATGTTTTTACCTTTCGACAG AAGAGAAATCAGAGGTGGAGGTCACTTGACCAAGTTTCACAATTGTCAACTCCAGGAGGAAATTTAAAAAGCATTAATCCAGGCAGTAACTCTAAAGAAGAGATGTTACATCTTCAGGAGAA ATCCAGTTGCATCCCAAAGCACATTGTAAAATCTTTACCTATGATGTGGATTAGAAAATGTAGCAACTTTCTTGCTCCAGGTCTCCAATGTAGGCTCTGCTTGAAGATCTTTTGCCTTGGTCAGTGTGCAAGACTCTTGCCATGTAATCACAAG TTCCACAGAGAATGTATTGACAACTGGTTACTGCACCAAAAAAATGCATGTCCTATTGATGGATATATTGTGTATAATCCATTAACCTGGAAGGATATATCAGCCATTCGTAATGTCAGTCAGCCAGGATCTCAAACAAATACTACCAAACTTGTAAAGCAGATGGAACCAGAGCTTTTCATACCTGGAATTGGATTGTTCTTCAAGCAAACACTATTAGGCCATACACTTGAAAAATCTCAAGATAGCCTCCAGAGACTTCATAACAATAAAGATCCACCACATTCTCAACAGGGTTTAACTTTAAATGGTTTAAGCTACTTTCATTTAGGAGATTCTGATTCTAGTCAGCACAACGATAGAAATTTAAGTCTACAGTTTTCCAGGCATGGTAAGGATTTAGCCCATAAGCCTTTCCAGAAAATACTCTCTCAAAAATCCTATTCTGTTACATCTAGTAAAGATGCAATTTCTAATGGTACGAGAGGCTTAAATGGAACTTGTACCAATAAAGAGAAAGGAGCAAAAGTGTACCACGCTGACCAGGCTAACCCAAACAAAGTAGTTGCTTTTGAAGACAGGAATAACCATGAAATTTCAGCATGTGTAAGATTTCCTGGGAAATTGAACTTTGAGGATAATTTGGGGGGTACAATTGGCTTTACGTTCCCAAAAAGGGACAATAAGTGTGTGGGAAAAGCCAGACAGCAAAGAAGGCTTCTAGCAAGACCACCTAAGCATAAGCCTCTGAGCCTTAAAACTACAGAAGTAGCTTTATTAATGGAAGGAATTCCACTGAACAACAAGTCATAA